One window of Syngnathus acus chromosome 16, fSynAcu1.2, whole genome shotgun sequence genomic DNA carries:
- the mios gene encoding GATOR complex protein MIOS: MSGSKPDILWSPHHPDRYVICDSELGLYRIGPAGAAELKGGTVPLSGETAATLLAINSDTPYMKCVAWYPKQEPECLLAVGQANGRVVLTSLGQSHNSACKELVGKEFVPKHARQCNTLAWNPVDSNLLAAGLDKHRADFSVLIWDISSKFSPEASVSAEKIRLSSSDLDPSSVVTKPLYDLGQNDACLSLCWLLRDPKLLLAGMHRNLAVFDLRNTSQKTFVNTKAIQGVTVDPHFPDRVASFFEGQVAIWDLRKFEKPVLTLTEQPKPLTKVAWCPTRTGLLATLTRDSNIIRLYDMQHTPTPIGDETEPTIIERSVQPCDGLIGTFAWHPSRQNRMVVVSAANRVMTDFTVFERISLAWSSTTSLMWACGRHLYECAEDGPEGAQGLLEQDIATKMRQRAQSRYGHDTVQVWRNHLLAGGNDSQLKSLWFDLFYMKQCAEDAELKLQANKQAVVYSGIKNIVKTSSGTTESRKCWSGSERQTEATRFHSEERGLALRLCGWMGRASDADVEPFLRSLEQEREWERAAAVALFNLDIRRAIQILNRGAMAEKGDLNLNVVAMALSGYTDEKASLWREMCSSLRLQLNNPYLCVMFAFLTSEPGAYDGVLYESSVAVRDRVAFASMFLNDTQLPRYVDKLTNEMKEAGNLEGILLTGLTKDGVDLMESYVDRTGDVQTASFCMLKGSPGEVLKDPRVQCWIENYRNLLDAWRFWHKRAEFDIHRGKLDPTSKPLAQVFVSCNFCGKSISYSCAAMPHQGRGFSQYGVSGSPTKSKVTSCPGCRKPLPRCALCLMNMGTPVSSCAGTGKSDDKVDLTRDNKLAQFNNWFTWCHNCRHGGHAGHMLSWFRDHTECPVSACTCKCMQLDTTGNLEPSDSS, from the exons ATGAGTGGCTCCAAGCCGGACATCCTGTGGTCTCCCCACCACCCGGACCGCTATGTCATCTGTGACTCGGAGCTGGGCCTGTACCGCATCGGTCCGGCGGGGGCTGCCGAGCTCAAGGGCGGCACCGTGCCCCTCTCGGGAGAGACGGCCGCCACCTTGCTGGCCATCAATTCGGACACTCCCTACATGAAGTGCGTGGCCTGGTACCCCAAGCAGGAGCCCGAGTGCCTTCTCGCCGTGGGCCAGGCCAATGGCAGGGTGGTGCTCACCAGCCTGGGTCAGAGCCACAACTCGGCTTGCAAGGAGCTGGTGGGCAAAGAGTTTGTGCCCAAGCATGCCCGCCAGTGCAACACGCTAGCCTGGAACCCGGTGGATAGCAACTTGCTGGCGGCCGGCTTGGATAAACACCGGGCCGACTTCTCGGTGCTCATCTGGGACATCAGCAGCAAGTTCTCCCCGGAGGCCAGCGTCTCCGCCGAGAAGATCCGCCTGTCATCCTCCGACTTGGACCCGAGCTCGGTAGTAACCAAGCCGCTGTATGACCTGGGCCAGAACGACGCTTGTTTGTCCCTCTGCTGGCTCCTCCGGGACCCCAAGCTCCTCTTGGCCGGCATGCACCGCAACCTGGCTGTCTTCGATTTGAGGAACACCAGTCAGAAGACTTTTGTCAACACCAAAGCCATCCAGGGGGTCACGGTGGATCCCCATTTTCCCGACCGCGTGGCCTCTTTCTTTGAGGGTCAGGTGGCCATCTGGGACCTGAGGAAGTTCGAGAAGCCCGTGCTCACCCTCACCGAGCAGCCGAAGCCTCTCACCAAG GTGGCATGGTGCCCGACCCGCACGGGCCTGCTGGCCACGTTGACCCGCGACAGCAACATCATCCGTCTGTACGACATGCAGCACACGCCCACGCCCATCGGGGACGAGACCGAGCCCACCATCATCGAGCGCAGCGTGCAACCCTGCGACGGCCTCATCGGCACCTTCGCCTGGCACCCGTCCCGGCAGAACCGCATGGTGGTGGTGTCGGCCGCCAACCGCGTCATGACCGACTTCACCGTCTTTGAGCGCATCTCGCTGGCGTGGAGCTCCACCACCTCGCTCATGTGGGCTTGCGGACGCCACCTGTACGAGTGCGCCGAGGACGGGCCGGAGGGCGCCCAGGGCCTCCTGGAGCAGGACATCGCCACCAAGATGAGGCAGAGGGCTCAGTCCAGGTACGGACACGACACCGTCCAGGTGTGGAGGAACCACCTACTTGCTGGGGGCAACGATTCCCAGCTCAAGTCCCTCTGGTTTGACCTCTTCT ATATGAAGCAGTGTGCCGAGGACGCCGAGCTGAAGCTGCAGGCGAACAAACAGGCCGTCGTCTACTCGGGTATCAAGAATATTGTCAAGACCAGCTCAG GCACCACAGAGAGCCGCAAGTGCTGGAGCGGTTCGGAGCGTCAGACAGAGGCCACGCGTTTCCACAGCGAGGAGCGCGGCCTGGCCCTGCGCCTTTGCGGCTGGATGGGCCGAGCGTCCGACGCGGACGTGGAGCCCTTCCTGCGTTCGCTGGAGCAGGAACGCGAGTGGGAGCGAGCCGCTGCCGTGGCCCTTTTCAACCTGGACATCCGCAGAGCTATACAGATCCTCAACAGGGGAGCCATGGCTGAGAAGG GTGACCTGAACCTGAACGTGGTGGCCATGGCGTTGTCGGGCTACACGGACGAGAAGGCCTCGCTTTGGCGGGAAATGTGCAGCTCGCTCAGGTTGCAGCTCAACAACCCCTACCTCTGCGTCATGTTCGCCTTCCTCACCAGCGAGCCGGGAGCCTACGACGGCGTGCTG TACGAAAGCAGCGTGGCGGTGCGTGACCGAGTCGCCTTTGCCTCCATGTTCCTCAACGACACTCAG CTTCCCCGCTACGTGGACAAACTGACCAACGAGATGAAGGAGGCGGGCAACCTGGAGGGCATCTTGCTGACGGGCTTGACCAAGGATGGCGTGGACCTGATGGAGAGCTATGTGGACCGGACCGGAGATGTCCAGACGGCCAGCTTCTGCATGCTCAAG GGTTCTCCCGGTGAAGTTCTGAAGGACCCCAGAGTCCAGTGCTGGATCGAGAACTATCGCAACCTGCTGGACGCGTGGCGCTTCTGGCACAAGCGGGCCGAATTTGACATCCATCGAGGAAAATTGGACCCCACCTCCAAACCTCTAGCCCAG GTGTTTGTCAGCTGCAACTTCTGCGGCAAGTCCATCTCGTACAGCTGCGCCGCCATGCCCCACCAGGGCCGCGGCTTCAGCCAGTACGGCGTGAGCGGCTCGCCCACCAAGTCCAAAGTGACCAGCTGCCCGGGGTGCCGCAAGCCGCTGCCACGCTGCGCCCTGTGCCTCATGAACATGGGCACGCCCGTGTCTAGCTGCGCCG GAACCGGGAAGTCCGACGACAAGGTCGACCTGACAAGGGACAACAAACTGGCTCAGTTCAACAACTGGTTCACCTGGTGTCACAACTGTCGACACGGCGGCCACGCTGGACACATGCTCAGCTGGTTCAG GGACCACACAGAGTGCCCCGTGTCGGCGTGCACGTGTAAATGCATGCAGCTAGACAcgacgggcaatttggagcccTCGGACAGCAGCTGA